The Silene latifolia isolate original U9 population unplaced genomic scaffold, ASM4854445v1 chrun_scaffold_16, whole genome shotgun sequence genome includes a region encoding these proteins:
- the LOC141637295 gene encoding uncharacterized protein LOC141637295, with protein MGFGEKDLQKKAIPLVGFSGETANSLGEIVIQTYTGGINKHVRYLVIDRPSTDNVILRRPWLHLMKAIPSTYHQCVKFPTPWGVETIRGDREEARGCYNKALKCTANPPE; from the coding sequence ATGGGATTCGGCGAGAAAGACTTGCAGAAGAAGGCCATCCCGCTGGTggggttcagtggagaaacagctAACTCATTGGGAGAAATCGTGATCCAAACCTATACAGGAGGAATCAACAAACATGTGAGGTACTTGGTTATAGATAGACCATCTACCGACAACGTTATTCTTAGGAGACCATGGTTGCATCTAATGAAGGCAATCCCCTCAAcgtaccatcaatgtgtgaagttCCCCACACCTTGGGGAGTGGAAACAATACGAGGAGACCGGGAAGAAGCCAGAGGTTGCTACAACAAGGCATTAAAGTGCACAGCCAACCCTCCAGAATAG